Proteins encoded in a region of the Veillonella parvula genome:
- the topA gene encoding type I DNA topoisomerase, with translation MSIKRSIVIGEPKAASTSKDTEKKNTKKESTTIKRKVTKEALTPMGIVRDKSVLQTSVPPEQREPRVYNPDGKVLVIVESPAKSKTIEKFLGPNYVVKASMGHLRDLPKSQMGIDIEHGFTPRYSNLVTRKKVIDELVSYADESSAVLLATDPDREGEAISWHLAYILNVDPKSTCRITFNEITKNAVAEALEAPRTIDMNMVDAQQARRVLDRIVGYKLSPLLWKKVCKGLSAGRVQSVAVRLICEREREIQAFEPQEYWTIKGNFETPKKESFTAELTHIKGEKIDITTESDAQAVVDAIGGEDAVVTNIEKRKRSRKAAPPFTTSTLQQDGVRKLNFGAKRTMMIAQHLYEGLEIGSYGHVGLITYMRTDSTRISKEMQAMAKDFILRNYGEDYYPSKPNVYGSKGSAQDAHEAIRPTSLELTPKMVEPFLSRDELKLYTLIWNRFMASQMAPQLNESTTIELNVKDDYTFKATGSRVIFPGFSTVYEDAKKEDVPQLPVLKKNDAAHTVEVLPEQHFTQPPPRYSEASLIKTLEELGIGRPSTYAPILDTIVSRNYVENTNKQFVPTELGFVVVDFLIAYFEKIINTGFTRDLEQELDAIASGKDTYVKVLSDFYEVFAQELEDASDVDRIEIASMESDEICELCNSPMVYKFGRYGKFLACSNFPECKNTKPITVGTGVTCPKCKEGEIVERKSRRGRIFYGCNRYPQCDFTLWDKPTHDFCETCGSIMVEKTYKNGTVKKFCSNETCPTRPPKKTRKKKSEASEETVKESKKSSKAKKEETTIES, from the coding sequence TTGTCCATTAAACGATCTATCGTTATTGGCGAGCCGAAAGCAGCTAGTACTAGTAAAGATACAGAAAAGAAAAATACTAAGAAAGAGAGTACTACTATAAAGCGTAAGGTTACTAAAGAAGCCCTTACTCCAATGGGGATTGTACGGGATAAATCTGTACTACAAACTTCCGTGCCACCGGAGCAACGGGAACCTCGCGTATATAATCCGGACGGCAAAGTCTTGGTTATTGTAGAATCTCCTGCTAAATCTAAAACAATTGAAAAATTCTTAGGTCCTAACTATGTGGTAAAAGCAAGTATGGGCCATCTACGAGACTTGCCTAAATCTCAAATGGGCATCGATATAGAGCATGGCTTTACACCGCGCTACAGCAATCTTGTAACTCGTAAAAAGGTTATAGATGAACTCGTTTCCTATGCTGATGAAAGCAGCGCCGTATTGCTTGCAACTGACCCTGACCGCGAAGGGGAAGCCATTTCTTGGCACTTAGCGTACATTCTCAATGTAGATCCTAAGTCTACCTGTCGTATTACGTTTAATGAAATCACTAAAAATGCCGTAGCAGAGGCTTTGGAGGCTCCACGTACCATCGATATGAATATGGTAGATGCTCAACAAGCGCGCCGTGTATTAGATCGTATCGTAGGTTATAAATTGAGTCCATTACTTTGGAAAAAAGTATGTAAAGGACTCAGCGCTGGTCGTGTACAATCTGTAGCAGTTCGACTTATCTGTGAACGAGAGCGCGAAATCCAAGCCTTCGAACCACAAGAATATTGGACCATTAAAGGTAATTTTGAAACACCTAAAAAAGAATCTTTCACAGCGGAGTTGACACATATTAAAGGCGAGAAAATCGATATTACTACTGAAAGTGATGCACAAGCCGTGGTTGATGCTATTGGCGGTGAAGATGCAGTAGTGACAAATATTGAAAAGCGCAAACGTTCTCGTAAAGCGGCACCTCCGTTTACAACATCTACGTTGCAACAAGACGGCGTGCGTAAATTGAACTTTGGTGCTAAGCGTACGATGATGATCGCCCAACATTTATATGAAGGTTTAGAAATTGGCTCCTATGGCCACGTAGGTTTGATTACATATATGCGTACAGACTCTACGCGTATCTCTAAAGAGATGCAAGCTATGGCTAAGGACTTTATTCTTCGCAATTATGGGGAAGACTATTATCCGTCTAAACCAAATGTGTACGGCTCTAAGGGTTCTGCACAAGATGCGCATGAGGCTATTCGTCCTACATCTCTCGAGTTAACACCTAAAATGGTGGAACCATTCTTGAGTCGTGATGAACTTAAGCTATATACGTTGATTTGGAATCGTTTTATGGCTAGCCAAATGGCGCCGCAACTAAATGAATCCACAACGATAGAGTTGAATGTAAAAGATGACTATACATTTAAAGCGACTGGCTCTCGTGTTATCTTCCCAGGTTTCAGTACCGTTTATGAAGATGCAAAAAAAGAGGATGTACCTCAATTACCTGTTTTAAAAAAGAATGATGCTGCCCATACGGTAGAGGTATTGCCTGAACAACATTTCACACAACCACCTCCACGTTACTCCGAGGCGAGTCTTATCAAGACATTAGAAGAACTCGGCATTGGTCGCCCTAGTACATACGCACCAATTCTAGATACTATCGTAAGCCGTAACTATGTGGAAAATACGAATAAACAATTCGTGCCTACAGAGCTAGGCTTTGTGGTGGTAGATTTCTTGATTGCATACTTTGAAAAAATCATCAATACTGGCTTTACCCGTGATCTAGAACAAGAACTAGATGCTATTGCGTCTGGCAAGGATACGTATGTAAAAGTATTATCTGATTTCTACGAGGTCTTTGCGCAAGAGCTAGAAGATGCAAGTGACGTAGACCGCATTGAAATTGCATCTATGGAAAGTGATGAAATCTGTGAACTTTGCAATAGCCCAATGGTATATAAATTTGGTCGCTACGGTAAGTTCTTAGCATGTTCTAACTTCCCGGAATGTAAAAATACTAAACCTATTACAGTAGGAACTGGTGTAACATGTCCTAAATGTAAAGAAGGGGAAATCGTAGAACGCAAGTCTCGTCGTGGGCGTATTTTCTATGGCTGTAATCGATACCCACAATGCGACTTTACATTATGGGATAAGCCAACTCATGATTTCTGTGAAACATGTGGTTCTATAATGGTTGAAAAGACATATAAAAATGGTACAGTTAAAAAGTTCTGTTCCAATGAAACTTGTCCTACTAGGCCACCAAAGAAAACAAGAAAGAAAAAAAGCGAAGCTAGTGAAGAAACTGTAAAAGAATCTAAAAAGTCTAGCAAAGCTAAAAAAGAGGAAACTACAATTGAATCATAA
- the trmFO gene encoding methylenetetrahydrofolate--tRNA-(uracil(54)-C(5))-methyltransferase (FADH(2)-oxidizing) TrmFO — protein MNHKNVIVIGAGLAGSEAAWQLANRGIHVDLYEMRPVKSSPAHQTDQFAELVCSNSLRAGNIENAVGLLKEEMRRLGSIIMECADATAVPAGGALAVDRHLFSEMVTKKVKGHPNITVHLEEVTELPTEATVIFASGPLTSEALGDKIKALTGETGFYFYDAAAPIVTAESLNYDKVFAASRYDKGDADYLNCPMTEEEYKAFWHELTTAEAVQPKDFEKEIYFEGCMPVEIMASRGEDTLRYGPLKPVGLVDKRTDEESYAVVQLRKENKEGTMFNLVGFQTHLKWGEQKRVFGMIPGLENADFIRYGVMHRNTYINSPELLNHAFQLKKEPRLFFAGQMTGVEGYLESAASGLMVGLQVDRYLEEQPFIEFPKTTAIGSLSHYISNYEGSNFQPMNVNFGIMDPWPQKVRKKKEKNALIANRALEELDALKAKENL, from the coding sequence TTGAATCATAAAAATGTTATCGTTATTGGTGCAGGCCTTGCAGGATCCGAAGCAGCTTGGCAGCTTGCTAACCGAGGCATTCATGTAGACTTATATGAAATGCGTCCTGTTAAGAGTTCTCCTGCGCACCAAACAGATCAATTTGCAGAGCTCGTATGTAGTAACTCGTTGCGCGCTGGTAATATTGAAAATGCGGTAGGTCTTTTGAAAGAAGAAATGCGTCGTCTCGGTTCCATCATTATGGAATGTGCTGATGCAACTGCTGTTCCTGCAGGTGGTGCTTTAGCCGTTGATCGTCATTTATTTAGTGAAATGGTGACGAAAAAAGTAAAAGGTCATCCTAATATTACAGTTCATCTAGAAGAGGTCACTGAACTTCCTACAGAAGCAACTGTTATTTTTGCATCTGGTCCGCTTACATCTGAAGCATTAGGAGATAAGATTAAGGCCTTAACTGGTGAAACAGGCTTTTACTTCTACGATGCTGCTGCACCTATTGTAACGGCTGAATCCTTAAACTATGATAAAGTTTTTGCTGCCTCACGTTATGATAAGGGCGATGCGGATTATCTTAACTGTCCTATGACCGAAGAAGAATATAAAGCGTTCTGGCATGAGCTTACAACGGCTGAAGCCGTACAACCAAAAGATTTTGAAAAGGAAATCTACTTTGAAGGCTGTATGCCCGTAGAAATTATGGCGAGCCGTGGGGAAGATACATTGCGTTATGGGCCCTTAAAGCCTGTGGGCTTAGTGGATAAACGCACCGATGAGGAATCTTATGCAGTTGTGCAATTGCGTAAGGAGAATAAAGAAGGTACCATGTTTAATTTGGTAGGCTTTCAAACTCATTTAAAATGGGGCGAGCAAAAGCGTGTATTCGGTATGATTCCAGGCCTTGAAAATGCCGATTTTATTCGTTATGGTGTTATGCATCGCAATACGTATATCAATTCTCCTGAGTTATTGAATCATGCATTCCAGCTTAAAAAGGAACCGCGTTTATTCTTTGCTGGTCAAATGACTGGAGTTGAAGGTTATTTAGAATCTGCTGCTAGTGGTCTAATGGTAGGCCTACAAGTAGACCGTTACTTAGAGGAACAACCATTTATTGAGTTTCCTAAGACGACGGCTATCGGTTCCCTTAGTCACTATATTTCTAACTACGAAGGCTCTAACTTCCAACCGATGAATGTCAACTTTGGCATCATGGATCCATGGCCTCAAAAAGTACGCAAGAAAAAAGAAAAAAATGCACTGATTGCAAATCGTGCTTTAGAAGAACTGGATGCTCTAAAAGCTAAAGAAAATTTATAA
- the lgt gene encoding prolipoprotein diacylglyceryl transferase, which produces MHQYLFFIGDFPIRAYGTMLALAIICGASVAYVLLKKDGRGWHEHIIDFSITVAVAGLIGARLWDVFFFDWDYYGNHLLEIPFVWQGGMAIQGGVVLGTIAGYWYLRKNKIDFWAFADLFAPALILAQSVGRMANLLNGDAFGHPTGGNYGIIYPESTLAYRTYGNQPLWPAEVWEGQIDILIFVALLLFGSFKHAKGQVFVLYAILYSTARFFLEFLRGDYVNLTLGLKSAQMTSLIAIIVGICVFIYLGYLEKKNQAVIVATESTTKTKKRK; this is translated from the coding sequence ATGCATCAATATTTATTTTTCATAGGGGACTTCCCTATTAGAGCCTATGGTACCATGTTAGCTTTGGCTATCATTTGTGGTGCCTCTGTTGCCTATGTACTTTTGAAAAAGGATGGCCGCGGTTGGCATGAACACATCATCGACTTTTCCATTACTGTAGCCGTAGCTGGTCTCATCGGTGCTCGTCTATGGGACGTATTCTTCTTTGATTGGGATTATTACGGTAATCATTTATTAGAAATTCCCTTTGTTTGGCAAGGAGGTATGGCCATTCAAGGTGGCGTGGTACTAGGCACAATTGCTGGCTATTGGTATCTTCGTAAAAACAAAATTGACTTTTGGGCTTTTGCCGATTTATTTGCCCCTGCATTGATTTTAGCTCAATCGGTAGGCCGTATGGCAAACCTTTTAAACGGTGATGCTTTCGGTCATCCTACGGGTGGTAATTATGGTATTATCTATCCTGAAAGTACCCTTGCCTATCGCACCTACGGTAATCAGCCGCTTTGGCCTGCCGAAGTATGGGAAGGTCAAATTGATATTCTCATCTTTGTAGCCCTTCTATTATTTGGATCTTTCAAACATGCTAAGGGCCAAGTGTTCGTACTATATGCCATTCTCTATTCTACGGCTCGCTTCTTCTTAGAGTTCTTACGTGGCGATTACGTAAACTTAACGCTAGGTTTAAAATCTGCTCAAATGACGAGTTTAATAGCCATCATTGTAGGTATCTGTGTATTCATTTATCTAGGCTATCTTGAAAAGAAAAATCAAGCTGTTATAGTAGCTACAGAATCAACAACAAAAACTAAAAAACGTAAATAA
- a CDS encoding glycosyl hydrolase family 18 protein, with protein MIRKSTIIKSLTALVMSALSSTIVQAEVLVPLDQFLATTTRHYEANQYKTAYTVYIPQSELQGDTVILNPAAVGEPVKLPITKKDGISYVDIESEPAMLGVSYTKNNGQLILGPAPEASTVKAPYTLQTPLAWAFDPWTTEGIPYQAKLNTSGDNIISPSWFKLHSLGLEASSNVNIDYVKAYKDKGYHIWPLITNRFDSNFTSGILSDQSVWKKFAHNLVQYAYIYGFDGYNFDFENINYADRDRLTTFVAYLSNHLHQYNIKTSIDVTGYSDSPEWSLVYNRKALADTVDYVVLMAYDETWAKSTTAGPVASYPWVRSHTERMLSEVPSQKLILGVPFYMRLWHETNGYAKSETLAMKNTSNYFANYRDKMTWDDRLKLYYLSIPTASGSDRIWFEDNTSLGLKLDLVKELHLGGFAAWRKGFEDISTITMIQEKDLGRGIPKSPTAVVPEPVVQEAKPLTKLEQYKLRLEEKEKEKAAKAEAKRKAKEEKEAAKRKAKEEVEKVKAEKKRLEEEAKARKEHNKQTVKEQNDLYTSHSSDQNTSPKNDLIKTIQVVKR; from the coding sequence ATGATTCGTAAATCTACTATTATAAAATCATTAACAGCTTTAGTAATGTCTGCATTATCTAGTACAATCGTACAAGCAGAGGTATTGGTACCATTAGATCAATTTTTAGCCACTACTACACGTCATTACGAAGCAAATCAATATAAAACAGCATATACAGTATATATTCCACAAAGTGAATTACAAGGTGATACGGTTATTTTAAATCCTGCAGCCGTAGGTGAACCTGTTAAATTGCCCATTACCAAAAAAGATGGTATATCCTATGTAGATATTGAGTCTGAGCCAGCTATGCTGGGTGTTAGTTATACAAAAAATAATGGTCAACTTATTTTAGGACCTGCACCAGAAGCATCTACGGTGAAAGCACCTTATACATTGCAAACACCATTGGCTTGGGCTTTTGATCCATGGACAACAGAGGGAATTCCGTATCAGGCAAAACTCAATACGAGTGGTGATAATATTATTTCTCCAAGTTGGTTTAAATTGCATAGCTTAGGTTTAGAAGCAAGTTCAAATGTAAATATTGATTATGTGAAAGCGTATAAGGATAAAGGCTATCATATTTGGCCGTTAATTACTAATCGGTTTGACTCTAATTTTACAAGTGGTATTTTGTCGGATCAATCGGTATGGAAGAAATTTGCTCATAACCTTGTTCAATATGCCTATATATATGGGTTTGATGGTTATAACTTTGACTTTGAAAACATTAATTATGCTGATCGTGATCGTTTAACAACATTTGTAGCATATTTGTCTAATCATTTACATCAGTATAATATTAAAACTTCTATCGATGTGACTGGCTATTCTGATAGTCCAGAATGGTCATTAGTGTATAACCGTAAAGCTTTGGCAGATACAGTAGATTATGTAGTTCTTATGGCGTATGACGAAACTTGGGCTAAGAGTACTACTGCAGGTCCTGTTGCAAGTTATCCTTGGGTCCGTAGCCATACAGAAAGAATGCTATCTGAAGTTCCTTCTCAAAAGTTAATATTAGGCGTACCATTCTATATGCGCTTATGGCATGAAACGAATGGTTATGCAAAAAGCGAGACATTGGCTATGAAGAATACAAGTAATTACTTTGCTAATTACAGAGATAAAATGACTTGGGACGATCGATTAAAGTTATACTATTTATCTATTCCAACAGCTTCTGGTTCAGATCGTATTTGGTTTGAAGATAATACATCGTTAGGCTTAAAACTTGATCTGGTAAAAGAATTACACCTTGGTGGGTTTGCAGCATGGCGTAAAGGGTTTGAAGATATTTCTACGATTACTATGATTCAAGAAAAAGACTTAGGACGTGGTATTCCTAAATCTCCTACAGCAGTTGTTCCTGAACCTGTAGTTCAAGAAGCTAAACCATTAACAAAGCTTGAACAATACAAATTACGCTTAGAAGAAAAAGAAAAAGAAAAAGCAGCTAAAGCGGAAGCAAAACGGAAAGCTAAAGAAGAGAAAGAAGCTGCTAAACGCAAAGCAAAAGAAGAAGTTGAAAAAGTAAAAGCTGAGAAAAAACGCTTAGAAGAAGAGGCTAAAGCTAGAAAAGAACACAATAAACAAACTGTTAAAGAGCAAAATGATTTATATACTAGTCATAGTTCTGATCAAAATACAAGCCCTAAAAATGATTTAATAAAAACTATTCAAGTCGTAAAACGCTAG
- the leuS gene encoding leucine--tRNA ligase yields MNEKYVAQDIEKKWQQYWEDNHTFKTEYDESKEKYYVLEMFPYPSGNLHMGHVRNYSIGDVVARFKKMKGFNVLHPMGWDSFGMPAENAAIKHGIAPKTWTLDNIENMKLQQKALGLSYDWDREVATCKEDYYKWTQWFFQQFYKKGLAYKKEAKVNWCETCHTVLANEQVIDGACWRCDNPVEKKDLSQWFLRITEYADRLLTDLDTLDHWPQRVKLMQKNWIGRSEGTEFSFEVPSINERVSVYTTRVDTIYGVSYVVLAPEHPYVERIIENAPNKAELEAFITRMRNMSDIDRTSTEAPKEGMFTGSYAVNPMSGEQVPVWIANYVLVDYGTGAVMGSPAHDERDWEFAHKYDLPIKQVVACEGEEYSLEKWQEWYHEDGILVNSGDYNGQTSAEARKNITAALNERGIGEGKVNFRLRDWLISRQRYWGVPIPVVYCEKCGEQLVPEEELPVRLPENVKFESGAVSPLATSESFLNTTCPKCGGPARRETDTMDTFIDSSWYFLRYTDAKNDQASFDKKIANYWMNVDQYIGGIEHAILHLLYSRFFVKVIHDLGLIDANEPFRGLLTQGMVLKEGSKMSKSKGNVVSPEEIINTYGADTARLFILFAAPVDRDLDWSDQGVEGSYRFLGRVWRIVDAYNEESKKNVTGDLTKDEFGLRRELHRVIKKVTEDLDNNFNFNTAISAIMELVNAMYAHKDKVETINSALANELTHSLLLLLAPFVPHITEELWHELGETTSIHTEKWPVYEESALVVDEVEVVLQVNGKVRDKLTVSVNITKEELETLAKESSRVQEFIERKYIVKVIYVPGKLVNIVVK; encoded by the coding sequence ATGAACGAAAAGTATGTAGCCCAAGATATTGAAAAAAAGTGGCAACAGTATTGGGAAGATAACCATACATTTAAAACAGAATATGATGAATCTAAAGAAAAATACTATGTATTAGAAATGTTCCCGTACCCATCTGGTAACTTACACATGGGTCACGTGCGTAACTATTCCATCGGTGACGTAGTAGCTCGTTTCAAAAAAATGAAGGGCTTCAACGTGTTGCATCCAATGGGCTGGGACTCCTTTGGTATGCCTGCTGAAAATGCGGCTATCAAACATGGTATTGCACCTAAAACATGGACTCTTGATAATATCGAGAACATGAAATTACAACAAAAAGCTCTTGGTTTGTCCTACGATTGGGACCGTGAAGTAGCGACTTGCAAAGAAGATTACTATAAATGGACTCAATGGTTCTTCCAACAATTTTATAAAAAAGGCTTAGCGTACAAAAAAGAAGCTAAAGTAAACTGGTGTGAAACTTGTCATACTGTTTTGGCAAACGAACAAGTCATCGATGGTGCTTGCTGGCGCTGTGATAACCCAGTTGAGAAAAAAGACTTGTCTCAATGGTTCTTGCGCATCACTGAATATGCAGATCGCTTGTTAACTGATTTGGATACTCTTGATCACTGGCCACAACGCGTTAAATTGATGCAAAAGAATTGGATTGGCCGCTCAGAAGGTACGGAGTTTTCCTTTGAAGTACCGTCTATTAATGAACGTGTATCTGTGTATACGACCCGTGTAGATACAATTTATGGCGTAAGCTATGTAGTACTGGCTCCTGAACATCCATATGTAGAACGCATTATTGAAAACGCTCCTAATAAAGCTGAATTAGAAGCTTTTATTACACGTATGCGGAATATGAGCGATATCGACCGTACATCTACAGAGGCACCTAAAGAAGGTATGTTCACCGGCTCTTATGCAGTAAACCCTATGTCTGGCGAACAAGTACCGGTTTGGATTGCTAACTATGTATTAGTAGACTACGGTACAGGCGCTGTAATGGGTTCTCCTGCACATGATGAACGTGACTGGGAATTTGCTCATAAATACGATTTGCCAATTAAACAGGTTGTAGCTTGTGAAGGCGAAGAATATAGCCTTGAAAAATGGCAAGAATGGTACCATGAAGATGGCATTCTAGTTAACTCTGGCGATTATAACGGCCAAACATCTGCAGAGGCTCGTAAAAATATTACAGCTGCTCTTAATGAACGCGGTATTGGTGAAGGTAAAGTAAACTTCCGCCTTCGTGACTGGTTGATTTCTCGTCAACGTTACTGGGGCGTGCCAATTCCTGTAGTATATTGTGAAAAATGTGGTGAACAACTCGTTCCTGAAGAAGAGTTGCCAGTACGCTTGCCAGAGAATGTTAAATTTGAATCTGGTGCCGTATCTCCATTAGCTACATCTGAAAGCTTCCTAAATACTACATGTCCTAAGTGTGGTGGCCCTGCACGTCGTGAAACAGACACGATGGACACATTTATCGATTCCTCTTGGTACTTCTTGCGCTATACAGATGCTAAAAATGACCAAGCTTCATTCGATAAAAAAATTGCTAATTACTGGATGAATGTTGACCAATACATCGGCGGTATTGAACATGCTATCTTGCATTTATTGTACTCTCGATTCTTTGTGAAAGTTATTCACGATTTAGGCCTTATCGATGCAAATGAACCATTCCGTGGCTTGTTGACACAGGGTATGGTTCTTAAAGAAGGCAGTAAAATGTCTAAATCCAAAGGTAATGTAGTTTCTCCTGAAGAAATTATCAATACCTATGGTGCTGATACTGCTCGCTTGTTCATTCTATTTGCAGCTCCTGTAGATCGTGACCTTGATTGGTCTGACCAAGGTGTTGAAGGTTCCTATCGTTTCTTAGGCCGTGTATGGCGTATTGTTGATGCGTACAACGAAGAGTCTAAGAAAAATGTAACTGGTGATCTTACAAAAGACGAATTCGGATTGCGTCGTGAATTACACCGTGTTATCAAAAAGGTTACGGAAGACTTAGATAATAATTTCAACTTTAATACAGCGATTTCTGCCATCATGGAACTTGTAAATGCTATGTATGCTCATAAGGATAAAGTAGAAACAATCAATAGTGCATTAGCTAATGAATTGACACATTCCTTATTGCTTCTTTTAGCGCCATTTGTGCCTCATATTACAGAAGAATTGTGGCATGAATTGGGTGAAACTACATCCATTCACACAGAAAAATGGCCTGTATATGAAGAATCCGCTCTCGTTGTAGACGAAGTAGAAGTAGTCTTGCAAGTAAATGGTAAAGTTCGTGATAAACTTACTGTTTCCGTAAATATTACAAAAGAAGAATTAGAAACATTGGCCAAAGAATCTAGCCGTGTTCAAGAATTTATAGAACGTAAGTATATCGTAAAAGTTATTTACGTACCTGGTAAACTTGTAAATATCGTTGTTAAATAA
- a CDS encoding deoxycytidylate deaminase: MAKRSDYISWDEYFMGVAILAAQRSKDPNTQVGACIVSNDNKILSIGYNGMPLNCSDDDFTWERDTADDNKYFYTVHSELNAILNYRGGSLEGSKIYVTLFPCNECAKAIIQSGIKAVIYRDDLYKDTKEVKASKRMLKTAGVDIIEYKSTGRTLNITL, translated from the coding sequence ATGGCAAAACGTAGCGATTATATTTCCTGGGATGAATACTTCATGGGTGTTGCCATTTTGGCAGCACAACGTTCTAAGGATCCAAATACACAAGTTGGTGCATGTATTGTTAGTAATGATAATAAAATCTTGTCCATTGGTTATAATGGTATGCCTTTGAATTGCAGTGATGATGATTTCACATGGGAACGTGATACAGCTGATGATAACAAATATTTCTATACTGTACATAGCGAACTCAATGCAATCTTAAATTATCGTGGCGGTTCTCTAGAGGGCTCTAAAATATATGTAACGCTTTTCCCATGTAATGAATGTGCGAAAGCCATCATTCAAAGTGGTATTAAAGCCGTTATCTATCGCGATGATCTCTATAAGGATACAAAAGAAGTAAAAGCATCCAAACGGATGTTGAAAACCGCAGGTGTAGACATTATTGAATACAAATCTACAGGCCGCACATTGAATATTACATTGTGA
- a CDS encoding aminopeptidase encodes MNQEILKKYAHTLLKYGVNLQEDQTLVISVDVENKDFAVIVTEEAYELGAKEVVLNWRCSPIARQRLLHAKESVLERPANWIPEFYKQYIDDKAAFLSLISANPKALEGIPTNRISLQSRNLNKALSFYHTAIMNSSVTWCVASVPTVLWADLLGYEGTDEEKIEQLWATLLKLCRIEGVEPKDTYRHHMAKLRHRCEALNKLDLKALRYTCKNGTDLLLELPEGHIWLGGEESSKDGTIFNANIPTEEVFSAPQYNGVNGIVYSTKPLIYHGNTISDFSFTFKEGKIVDYTAKEGYEVLKELIETDEGSHYLGEVALVDHFSPISQSNQIFYETLFDENASCHLAIGASYPTCLKNSDGLSEEELKERGLNYSLTHVDFMIGHEHMNIKGYTRDGQKVDIMIDGRLQV; translated from the coding sequence ATGAATCAAGAAATATTAAAAAAATATGCACATACCTTGTTAAAATATGGCGTAAATTTACAAGAAGATCAAACTCTTGTTATTTCTGTAGATGTGGAAAACAAAGACTTTGCAGTTATCGTCACAGAAGAAGCATATGAATTAGGTGCCAAAGAGGTTGTCCTCAACTGGAGATGTTCTCCAATCGCTCGTCAACGTTTATTACATGCTAAGGAATCTGTATTAGAAAGACCGGCTAACTGGATACCTGAATTCTACAAGCAATACATCGATGATAAGGCCGCTTTCTTATCTTTGATTAGTGCGAACCCAAAAGCGTTAGAAGGTATTCCAACAAATCGTATTTCACTACAATCTCGTAACTTAAATAAAGCTTTATCCTTCTACCATACAGCGATTATGAACTCCTCTGTTACATGGTGCGTTGCTTCTGTACCAACGGTTCTATGGGCAGATTTACTTGGCTATGAAGGTACAGATGAAGAGAAAATTGAACAACTATGGGCTACCCTATTAAAACTTTGCCGCATTGAAGGTGTAGAACCGAAAGACACATATCGTCATCACATGGCAAAATTGCGTCACCGCTGTGAAGCATTGAATAAATTAGACTTAAAGGCATTGCGTTATACTTGTAAAAATGGTACTGACCTCTTATTAGAATTACCAGAAGGTCATATATGGCTAGGTGGTGAAGAATCTTCAAAGGATGGCACTATTTTTAATGCCAATATTCCTACAGAGGAAGTTTTCTCCGCACCCCAATATAATGGTGTTAATGGTATTGTATACAGCACAAAACCTTTAATTTACCATGGCAATACTATTTCTGATTTCTCCTTTACTTTCAAAGAAGGTAAAATCGTTGATTATACTGCAAAAGAAGGTTATGAAGTATTAAAAGAGTTAATAGAAACCGATGAAGGCTCCCACTACCTCGGCGAAGTTGCTTTGGTGGACCACTTCAGCCCAATTAGCCAATCTAACCAAATTTTCTACGAAACATTGTTTGATGAAAATGCATCCTGCCATTTAGCGATTGGTGCATCTTATCCTACATGCCTCAAAAATAGTGATGGTTTATCTGAAGAAGAATTAAAAGAACGTGGCCTTAACTACTCCTTAACACATGTAGACTTTATGATTGGTCATGAACATATGAATATTAAAGGCTACACTCGTGATGGCCAAAAAGTAGACATTATGATTGATGGCCGTTTACAAGTATAA